A stretch of the Kroppenstedtia eburnea genome encodes the following:
- a CDS encoding amino acid dehydrogenase — translation MKVLGSNQRTREKENTTRSEEMDQQSRMEDVFKLMEEGGHQQVVFCRDPGSGLKAIIAIHDTTMGPALGGCRMIPYPSTEEALKDVLRLSRGMTYKCGLADVDYGGGKAVVIGDPAKDKSPELFRALGRFVGGLNGRFFTGTDMGTTPEDFVHAARESKSFAGLPKSHGGSGNTAIPTAFGVMQGFRATARHLWGTDSLKGRTVALQGVGKVGARVVDHLVEEGARCVIADVSPERTDRIQARHPGVAVMHVEEIHRADCDIFAPCAIGGVINDETVEELRCQAVVGSANNQLEADRHGDRLHEKGILYAPDYLVNAGGLIQVADELEGYNHERVMEKTRGIYDMLLRIYELSRREDLPTCRAADRLVLERLQRTTDLKRIFLGLDRRS, via the coding sequence ATGAAAGTCTTGGGAAGCAATCAACGGACAAGGGAAAAGGAAAACACAACCCGGAGTGAAGAGATGGATCAACAGAGCCGGATGGAAGATGTGTTTAAACTGATGGAAGAAGGGGGTCATCAACAAGTCGTCTTTTGCCGTGATCCCGGGTCGGGGCTGAAGGCGATCATTGCCATTCACGACACCACCATGGGTCCGGCTCTGGGCGGGTGCCGGATGATCCCGTATCCCTCCACGGAGGAGGCATTGAAGGATGTGCTCCGTCTTTCCCGGGGCATGACATATAAATGCGGTCTGGCTGATGTGGATTATGGTGGCGGCAAAGCGGTGGTGATCGGTGACCCGGCCAAGGACAAAAGTCCCGAATTGTTCCGGGCCCTGGGTCGTTTTGTCGGAGGACTGAACGGACGCTTCTTCACCGGCACCGATATGGGAACCACACCGGAGGACTTCGTCCATGCCGCCCGGGAGTCAAAGTCCTTTGCCGGATTGCCGAAAAGCCACGGCGGCAGTGGGAACACCGCCATTCCGACGGCTTTCGGGGTGATGCAGGGTTTCCGGGCCACCGCACGCCATCTGTGGGGAACGGACAGCCTGAAAGGAAGAACCGTCGCCCTTCAGGGGGTGGGCAAGGTGGGAGCCCGGGTGGTGGATCACCTGGTGGAGGAAGGTGCCCGGTGTGTGATCGCTGATGTATCCCCGGAACGGACCGACCGGATCCAGGCACGTCATCCCGGGGTGGCGGTGATGCATGTGGAGGAGATCCACCGGGCGGACTGCGATATTTTTGCCCCTTGTGCCATCGGCGGGGTGATCAATGACGAGACGGTGGAGGAGCTTCGCTGTCAGGCTGTGGTGGGTTCGGCCAACAACCAGCTGGAAGCCGATCGCCACGGGGATCGGCTTCATGAAAAGGGAATCCTGTACGCTCCCGATTATCTGGTCAATGCCGGTGGTCTGATTCAGGTGGCGGATGAGTTGGAGGGTTACAACCATGAGCGGGTGATGGAAAAGACGCGGGGGATCTATGATATGTTGTTGCGCATTTATGAGTTGTCCAGGCGGGAAGATCTGCCCACCTGTCGGGCGGCGGATCGACTGGTCCTGGAACGACTGCAGCGGACGACGGATCTGAAGCGGATCTTTCTCGGTCTGGATCGCCGGTCCTGA
- the pdhA gene encoding pyruvate dehydrogenase (acetyl-transferring) E1 component subunit alpha — translation MLKLMDRVDRQYILPDGKLSPEGRQAWGKLPKERKLDFHRWMVQVRTFDRRAVILQRQGRIGTYAPLEGQEAAQVGSALALSQEDWIFPSYREHGVAMIAGMPLSQILLYWMGRVEGNLAPPGVRLLPPYVPIATQMPQAMGAAWASRLKRESAISVAYFGDGATSEGDFHEACNFAGVFRLPVIFFCQNNHYAISVPFTRQSAVPTVAERAAAYNIRGIRVDGNDVLAVYTAMEEAVTCARDGKGATLIEAVTYRKGSHTTADDAARYREPAEVGEWVRNRDPIPRLEKLLQAEGLLTEAEIREWEEHCAERVEQAVKEAESSPAPPADHLFAHVYETPPPELRRQQAELLREGKRDG, via the coding sequence ATGCTGAAGCTGATGGATCGGGTGGACCGGCAATATATCTTGCCTGATGGGAAATTAAGCCCTGAAGGACGGCAAGCGTGGGGGAAGCTGCCCAAGGAGCGGAAGTTGGATTTCCACCGTTGGATGGTTCAGGTTCGCACCTTTGACCGGCGGGCTGTCATTTTGCAACGGCAAGGTCGGATCGGCACCTATGCCCCCCTGGAAGGTCAGGAGGCCGCCCAAGTGGGCAGTGCTTTGGCCCTCTCGCAGGAAGATTGGATCTTTCCCAGCTATCGGGAACACGGAGTGGCCATGATCGCCGGGATGCCGCTGTCACAGATCCTCCTGTATTGGATGGGCCGGGTGGAAGGGAACCTGGCCCCGCCGGGAGTGCGCCTCCTGCCCCCTTATGTCCCCATTGCCACCCAGATGCCCCAGGCGATGGGTGCGGCATGGGCTTCCCGTTTGAAAAGGGAGTCCGCCATTTCTGTCGCCTACTTCGGCGACGGGGCCACATCGGAAGGGGACTTCCACGAAGCTTGCAATTTCGCCGGGGTGTTTCGCCTGCCCGTCATTTTCTTCTGCCAGAACAATCATTACGCCATCAGTGTACCCTTTACCCGGCAATCGGCGGTTCCCACGGTGGCGGAACGGGCAGCCGCCTACAACATCCGGGGGATCCGGGTGGACGGAAATGATGTGCTGGCGGTGTACACGGCGATGGAGGAAGCGGTGACCTGTGCCCGCGACGGGAAGGGTGCCACTCTGATCGAGGCGGTCACCTATCGCAAGGGCTCCCACACCACTGCCGATGATGCCGCCCGCTACCGGGAACCTGCCGAGGTGGGAGAGTGGGTGCGAAACCGGGACCCGATCCCTCGCCTGGAAAAGCTCCTGCAGGCGGAAGGATTGCTGACGGAGGCGGAAATCCGGGAATGGGAAGAGCACTGCGCGGAAAGGGTGGAACAGGCGGTGAAGGAGGCGGAGTCCAGCCCCGCACCGCCGGCGGATCACCTGTTTGCCCATGTATATGAGACACCTCCGCCGGAACTTCGCCGGCAGCAGGCCGAACTGTTGCGGGAGGGGAAAAGGGATGGCTGA